Below is a window of Humulus lupulus chromosome 9, drHumLupu1.1, whole genome shotgun sequence DNA.
cacagggtgcagttttcttacctcaaagtcaagctagaacgattaaaagaacgacccttgagaacgatcaacttttagtcctttagcggtcacctagtcataaccaaatataaggtatcatcaataaaaatgatcaacttaagttccccaatcaatatctagcctccggaacaccaatccccacttaaccgggtactaggttcaaccccgaggcttaTGGCtcgaatccccaagctaaaaacttgttttttggtcaaaatggccttaagggctgcggccctcccctgctgcgccacgGCGCGCCCTTCAAACAGAAGGGCTCCCTCCTGacagacaccaagggccgcggtgcacccctgctgcgccgcgacgCCTAGCCCAGACCAGCTAGAACGCCCTTAACGAACTAGTTTTTCCCCTGTgcgatttcctctcaaaccagtccttcaaaccttcataaaacctctttctaacatacaattaaacccccaaataacacccttagctcaccctcatcaaatcccaagcaAATCAACACCTaaactccctttgattcacactttccacatcaaaattctaaggctgaaactaacaaccaaaacagagcatacatataaaaaccagtggctaaaagcttaccttaagttcaggttatggtgctcttcaacagtggaacactctaccaaagtatcaaggcttagctcccaagctcaaatcctcaacaagttCACAAAATCACACAAGGAAGATGAGGGaaagagaaggtacgggaagaagaagggaattgcctctgttttactctgtttaatctacagccttccaagcttaacatatatccaagccaaaagactaaaatacccctaggtcttctaaagcttctaaagcctcttcaagggtaattttggcacattccactaatcccgttaatcataattaacacttcccaattcccgctaatctcaatattcccaaataccaataaatcatatcccattaccctttaattcccggtaatgctctaataattaaattcaccccgagactcaccccgagccccgaacttaaacccgttatgactagaccgaacacttacatctcatgatcgtctcatgtcgaatcgctcgaaccaatccaccttataatgtggctatattaattaatcacaatcatgcacccaaaatatacaattatgcccacagtggccaaattaccaaaataccctcacaataataaattctcccatatgcatgcattcaccatcatataataatataattcacgtaaatatgcatataatcattaaatattataataaatcaattatggctctcccggcctcctaatcaaggtcctaaaccttattaggaaatttagggcattacaatggTCACTACTTAATCGTTTCTATTCTTGAACATTACCCTAATACCCAATACCCATTTTAGCTGTTGTTCATCTTCTccatttttcatcttttttttttttttccatagatcaatatatatttttttatctcaTATTCTTTAGAATGCTTACTGCTCAATGAAGCTCCGGTTTTCCTTCTTTATTGCAAATAAAGTATCGTTTTGTGGGTTTTAAGTTTATGTTGtgtttttcatttgttattttaatgttGTTATTTGATTATCTTTGTGTCGTTTTATTAGATATTTTACTGttattgtttggttgttttttgCTTTTAAGTTATAAAGTTATTTTTACTGTGCTACAcagtatttttgttattttttggcAGTATATAGGTATATTAGGAAAAAGCCAAAATAAAAATGTcctaaatttttatattttgcaAACATTCACAAGGAAGGGAATGCTGCAAGCCCAGGCCCATACATGATTTGTAAGGGAAATTCCATGTTATATGCATAATAATTtagttaaatattttaatatgccaccataagtcactatcccaaatatatgacaatttcaattttttagacaaaaatacccctaacattcaaatACCCATTTTTTCTCTCAatccaaactttctctctctaacatctcttattctctcactctctctaatattctaatcttgtagatttggaaaaaataccaaaattaaaaaaaaaatcatctaaaatcgacatttgagtgaaaaaatatgaaactccaaaattttcgtcaaatttcagtgcagagcatcgaaattgcatcgttttggataaaaatcaagttttcatgattgcatcgaaacatcatcgatgtaccatcgatgttgcatcgaaataccatcgatttggcatcgaaacacgatcgatttggcatcgaaaagtcatcgttttggccaaaaaaagttttcatgattgcatcgcaacaacatcgaaatatcatcgattttgcatcgaaacatcatcgatgtatCATCGATTTTGCgtcgaaataccatcgattttgcatcgaaacatcatcgatgtaccatcaattttgcatcgaaacaccatcgattttgcatcgaaaaagcatcgttttggataaaatcaagttttcatgattgcatcgaaacatcatcgatgtaccatcgattttttGATACAAAATCGATGTTCTTTTGatacaatcataaaaacttgttttttggccaaaatgatgtttttcgatgcaaaatcgatggtacattgaTAAactttcgatgcaaaatcgatggtgtttcgatgcaaaatcgatggtgtttcgatacaaaatcgatggtatttcgatacaaaatcgatggtatttcgatgttgttgcgatgcaatcatgaaaatttattttttggccaaaacgatgactTTTCGATGCTAaatcgatgccaaatcgatggtatttcgatgaaACATCGATGatatttcgatgcaatcatgaaaatttgatttttattcaaaacgatactttttcgatgcaatttcgatgctctgcactgaaatttgacgaaaactttagagattcatattttttcactcaaatgtcgatttcagatgatttttttttttttgtattttttcgagatctacaaaattagaatgttagagagagtgagggaataagagatgttagagagaTAAAGTTTGGATTGAGATAAAAAGTAGATATTTAAATGTTAAGAGtattttttgtctaaaaaattgaaattgtgccatattaaaaaatttcacaaaGTTATTAGGCATGTATTATGAAATTTACCATTTGTAATTGGGCCTGTAATGGGCTAAGAACTAGATTTGGACGGCAACGACCCTTCCCTCATCCACGTAGTAGTTTTTCCGGCAATTATTCTCCTCACTCTATCCATCCATGGCGGACAAACCTTCAAATGGTAACACCCTAAACAATTTCTTTACATAAAATCTCACTCTATCTATTTAAAACTAATTTTCTGTGTTTCCAAAcagaaattttgaatttcattcCTCTTTTCTTTGAACAGAGACAATCCTTGAACAGCTTAAAAATGGAACTGCGAAGTTTGAGCTCATCTCAGTCCCTGCTCGTTCAATTTCAACTGCGGATTATCAAACATTTCCGCCGGCCTTTTCTGGAAACTACAGTCACCGGTTCTTTGCCAGAATCAGTCCACCAATGTAGTTTCTTTCACATATATTTCATCAATTATTATTACTTAAAATTCAAATGTTTGCTAAATTGTGTTGCCGATAGTTCAACTGTAAAGCATTTTGTGTTATTCTTGGTTTTGATTCAGTGGAAACGGAGGATCACCGGCCATGAAGAAAGTGGAACGTTACTCGGTTCTGAGAGTTACTGGAGATGGTCGTTGCCTATTTCGTGCTCTGGTATcgtttatttttattcttcttGTGGATACTAGATAATATTGAAAGTACATGAACTTTGCATTAAATGATATATGTGAACTTACTAAGCAAGCTTAACTGGGAGTAATCGTTTATTTCATTGATTATTGTTTTGTTGTACTTGCTATATTTGAATAAGATATGCTGCTACTACCAAATGTATATCTTGGCACTgggaaaaaatttaataaatttcaaCAATACATGGAGAAAACCAAACAAGTGTGTACTATAATATTTGACTACTCCTCCCTagaattgatttgattttttccaTTTTCCAATTTGATGGAGGTTGTACTTATCAGTAGCTCTGTTGATATGTACAACGACATTGTGGTATATGGTGAAAGCCTGCTTCCCCATTAGGGACTACTCAACATTTTATCTTTTACTAATTGAGAAAGCTCAATGAACTTGCTCAAGTGATGAGTAACATCAGACTGAGTACTTCCTTTGCCTCCTTAACTAATTTGTTATCAGTGAAATCAGGCCAAGGGAATGGCTATGAACAAGGGAATTCCTCTTAGCCCACGGGATGAGAGAGAGGATGCAGGTATGCTGGATATATTTAAGGTTCTAATGATACTTGCACTAGTCTGACTATTTTATCTATTGGGCCATGTTTTGCCTCCATTTAAGCAAGTGCCAAAAGTGAGTTAAAGGTGTTTTTCCTTGTAATATTTGGTTTCTCATTTGACAATGAACTTTCGAAGTGGATTAGTTATAAAATGGTTGATGTATTGACCTTTGCTAAATTATCTTATTTCTTTTTTGTATTACTTATTTGACATTGAACTTCCTGAGTGGTTTAGTTGTAAAAATGGTTGGTTTACTGGTGTTTACTAAATCAtagtagttattttttttttgttttttttctaaaatatatCTATTAATTCATTTAGTTTAAACTACTCTAGCTTTTCCGCtgttatgctataatcatgtatggTGTTTACTTATCTATTGAATCCCTCAGCATCTGTAGTGAGTTTGTAGATTCAAATCATAGGTAATGATACAGTAATTATGAGGATTACGTAAGTCACATATCTCCTCATTTTATTGTTCGGAGTTGAGGCTGCTGTTAGAAACATCAGTGGTATATAAAAATGTCCATTCGAACCACTTCTTATTTGTAGCTAGATTTTTTTTCTCTGTTTGGAAGTAGTTGTCATCAGTTTGTGGAAACCACTTCTTATTTGCAGTTTTGTGTACGACAACATTGAGCTGCTAATGAAATGATCTTTGTTAATAATTTAGAAATTGTAAGGTATAAGTTAACTAAACAAACTATTACAACGTAATTTTTATTAAAAGCTTATTTCAATGTAGATGATTTAAGAATGGCTGTAAAAGAGGTTATATGTGACAATGACAAAGAACGCCATCAATACGAAGGAGCAATAATAGCCATTACTGTTGACGAGTCTTTAAAACGGTAAGAAGAGatactctttttcttttttggctGGAAGAGAAAAGTTAATTCTGACTTTGGTGTTCCAATGTACACGTCAATTGATATGTAAGTTCAGCTTATATGCTTTAATTGTTCCTCCATAGTTACTGTCAACGCATTGGAAGACCTGATTTCTGGGGTGGAGAGTCAGAATTACTGGTGAGTACTCCTTGATAACCTGTCTTAAATTCATCACGTTTTCCTTTTCAGAAAAAGTATTATTACTTATTTATTGGCCAATTGCACCATTTTTTGCTCGTATGATTAATCTAGCTGACACAAATACATGCAGGTGGATTTCTAGGCTAATTGTTTGTACTTTTAAACTTGAACCATCACTTCTAGGTAGAAATATTTTGATGTTATCTGTATGTTCATGTTGTGGTGAAATTTGGTTCTTACTTTTCTAAGCACCTCGGAACTTGCAAAATAAATATGCTTGCAGGACCTATTTGTTTCGTTTTTTAGTTACGTAGGGAATCTCATTTTGACTATTCCCACTCTAGTTGTTAAGTTATCTGTATATGCGTTGACTGCTCAACCTTTATGATTTCCCAGGTGCTGTCAAAGTTGTGTAGGCAGCCAATCACCGTGTACTTGCCAGAGCATGAGGTAGGTTCATGTGTTGGTGCTTCATCTGTTTCACTTCGTAGGCAGTAAATTGCGCATGGACGTGAATTAAATAATGCAGTATGTCAATTAGTTTTAGTCAACTGGAATATATATGCTTTAAGTTATTAGAAGCGAGATAGGAAAAGAACTAACTATAACGGCCCGATTGCATTTATCATGTCAGTACTCATTACCCATTATAATATCTTAGTTGGGTATGCAAATCTTTGTTTCTTACTTGTGGTTGTGGGAGATATTAGCTTAATTTCAGCTGAAACTTTTGAATGGGTAACATTTTCCATTAATGGAATGTACATTGGGAGTGAGTTCTCTGCGAGTAAGAAATGATATGAAGGCCTATTAAGAACAAACAAAGGTTTTCATCTGACAGACTTTTAGTTTTAGTCAATTGGAATATATATGCTTTAAGTTATTAGAAGCGAGATAGGAAAAGAACTAACTATGACGGCCCGATTGCATTTATCATGACAGTACTCATTACCCATTATAATATCTTAGTTGGGTATGCAAATCTTTGTTTCTTACTTGTGGTTGTGGGATATTAGCTTAATTTCAGCTGAAACTTTTGAATGGGTAACATTTTCCATTTATGGAATGTACATTGGGAGTGAGTTCTCTGCGAGTAAGAAATGATATGAAGGCCTATTAAGAACAAACAAAGGCTTTCATCTGACAGACTGCTCATAGTTTTTGTTTTAGGCGTGGCTTGGACTGGCTGGTTATGGTTTCTTTTTCTAATGTAGCAAACTAGACTAAACAAAGGCAGCTCAAATTTCGTTTAGCCTTTTATGTTCTCTTCGAACTCAGTAGAATATTAATGTTGAATGTTGTTTCTTAAATTGCCAATCTTTAATATCTGTGATACTGTATAACCAATTATCTGTgttccttttctttggagttatTATGAACGAAGGTGAAAACTAATTGATTTGCAGCATGCGAGGGGAGGACGGGGCACTGGTTTTATACCCATAGCAGAATATGGAGCTGAGTTTAGCAAAGGTTCAATTAAAAGAAAGCCCAAAAAAGTGGTAAGACTTTTATACACGGGTAGAAACCACTATGATCTACTCATCTGAGATTAACTCATTAGCTGAACGAAAGAGCAGGATAGAAATGGTGCCATTCTTATTCAAAGATAATGAAcatttcttgtatttttttttttttttgaaataggaACATTTCttgtatttaattattaaattttctgtATTTGTATTTGTTTACTAAATTTTGGATTCCATAGTTGACAAAACATTTTCTTTTATCATAATGTTTTT
It encodes the following:
- the LOC133801187 gene encoding OVARIAN TUMOR DOMAIN-containing deubiquitinating enzyme 3; translation: MADKPSNETILEQLKNGTAKFELISVPARSISTADYQTFPPAFSGNYSHRFFARISPPIGNGGSPAMKKVERYSVLRVTGDGRCLFRALAKGMAMNKGIPLSPRDEREDADDLRMAVKEVICDNDKERHQYEGAIIAITVDESLKRYCQRIGRPDFWGGESELLVLSKLCRQPITVYLPEHEHARGGRGTGFIPIAEYGAEFSKGSIKRKPKKVVRLLYTGRNHYDLLI